One region of Syntrophobacter fumaroxidans MPOB genomic DNA includes:
- a CDS encoding TonB-dependent receptor, with product MLKRYLPAVAAVILVLMLISWPMRWMVTGQVVDAETGEPIENAVANIKWLESGPGPPGLAGTVTTEEAEDVSDARGRFKLPIYASLLGVHEFRMTVYKKGYICWSTTHIFPKDYIWSGNEQIFFSMKRRTDFLPKDGMIIRMEPLKEYHSKEMHAVFTSRMGAPIHTRLFNDAIKEERKLAAEWAMKNRNK from the coding sequence ATGTTGAAACGTTACCTGCCCGCGGTGGCCGCGGTGATCCTGGTGCTGATGCTGATCTCCTGGCCCATGAGATGGATGGTCACGGGCCAGGTCGTCGACGCCGAAACCGGGGAGCCCATCGAGAACGCCGTGGCGAACATAAAATGGTTGGAGTCCGGACCCGGGCCGCCGGGCCTGGCGGGTACGGTGACGACTGAAGAAGCGGAAGACGTCTCGGATGCCCGAGGTCGTTTCAAGTTGCCCATATATGCATCGCTCCTGGGTGTCCATGAATTCAGAATGACTGTCTATAAGAAAGGTTATATCTGCTGGAGTACCACGCACATTTTCCCCAAAGACTATATATGGTCCGGCAACGAACAGATATTTTTTTCAATGAAAAGGAGGACCGATTTCCTTCCTAAGGACGGAATGATAATCCGGATGGAACCATTGAAAGAATACCATTCAAAAGAAATGCATGCCGTATTCACCTCTAGGATGGGGGCTCCTATACACACACGGCTCTTCAATGATGCCATCAAGGAGGAGCGGAAGTTGGCTGCCGAATGGGCTATGAAAAACAGGAACAAGTAA
- a CDS encoding chloride channel protein yields the protein MDSTDMSPAGAPRKRQVSGRYHMAWVRILDGMQRHRTVRWGFYSVAIGILSGLMACAVFALLEWTSFFCLEYLAGYAVAKPAGEHLVDLVADTPLRRWVLFLLPAFGGLLSGLIVYTWAPEAEGHGMDAFIDAFHNKSGHIRTRVPFVKGIASVITLSTGGSAGREGPIAQIGAGIGSCLGRAFHLTARERRLMLLAGCAAGLGAIFRAPLGGALTAIEVLYREDFEAEGIVLCIISSVTGYAIFTAIFGHEPIFETTALPFSNPVELLFYGILALICVPFGYAYVKIFYGLRDHLFRRLPLKRVFVPALGGLLVGLLGLFAPQVLSGGYGTIQQALKGEVSAGLLLLLAALKIVATSFTISSGGSGGVFGPSLFIGAMLGGAVGQLSHEWFPTLVTQPGGFALVGMGAFFAGVAKAPIGALLMVCEMTGGYGLVVPLMFTSVVAILLSQRWSLYEKQVLNKFHSPAHRSDTVINILQTMRVKDVFRRDVPVTVLPEDMTFGQLRRLLTRTRESFFPVVDDKWGLCGILAVRDLREVIFEQHVQDLLVVGELASRPVSVEPEDNLYDAMLLFLQTGYGQIPIVDGQAGLAGLLRLQDLMEAYQQEIDKLREG from the coding sequence ATGGATTCGACGGACATGTCTCCTGCCGGAGCCCCACGTAAACGGCAGGTGAGCGGACGGTATCACATGGCATGGGTGCGCATCCTGGACGGGATGCAGAGGCACCGGACCGTCCGCTGGGGATTCTACAGCGTCGCGATCGGAATCCTTTCCGGGTTGATGGCCTGCGCGGTATTCGCCCTGCTGGAGTGGACTTCCTTCTTCTGCCTCGAATATCTTGCCGGGTATGCCGTGGCGAAACCCGCGGGCGAACACCTCGTCGATCTCGTCGCCGATACCCCTTTGCGCCGCTGGGTACTGTTCCTGCTCCCCGCCTTCGGCGGGCTCCTCTCCGGCCTCATCGTCTACACGTGGGCTCCCGAAGCCGAAGGGCACGGGATGGACGCATTCATCGACGCATTTCACAATAAGAGCGGACACATCAGGACCCGGGTTCCCTTCGTTAAAGGCATCGCCTCCGTGATCACCCTGTCCACCGGCGGAAGCGCGGGCCGGGAAGGTCCCATCGCCCAGATCGGCGCGGGCATCGGTTCTTGTCTGGGACGAGCGTTCCATTTGACCGCGCGGGAGCGGCGCCTGATGCTCCTCGCGGGCTGCGCGGCCGGCCTTGGCGCCATATTCCGGGCTCCTCTCGGCGGAGCGTTGACGGCCATAGAGGTTTTGTACCGGGAGGATTTCGAGGCGGAGGGGATCGTCCTGTGCATCATCTCGTCGGTGACCGGCTACGCCATCTTCACGGCCATCTTCGGGCACGAGCCGATCTTCGAAACCACGGCTTTGCCGTTTTCAAACCCGGTGGAGCTGCTTTTCTACGGGATACTCGCCCTGATCTGCGTTCCTTTCGGGTACGCCTACGTGAAGATCTTTTACGGGCTCCGGGACCACCTCTTTCGCCGTCTCCCGCTCAAGCGCGTTTTCGTGCCCGCCCTGGGAGGGCTGCTGGTGGGCCTGCTCGGGCTCTTCGCCCCGCAGGTGCTGAGCGGAGGATACGGCACGATCCAGCAGGCACTCAAGGGAGAAGTCTCCGCCGGCCTCCTGTTGCTCCTCGCGGCACTGAAGATCGTGGCGACGTCTTTTACGATCTCCTCCGGTGGAAGCGGAGGGGTCTTCGGTCCATCCCTTTTCATCGGCGCAATGCTGGGGGGAGCCGTGGGACAGCTCTCGCACGAGTGGTTCCCCACGCTGGTGACCCAGCCCGGAGGTTTCGCCCTGGTGGGCATGGGCGCGTTTTTCGCCGGCGTCGCCAAGGCGCCCATCGGTGCCCTGCTCATGGTGTGCGAGATGACGGGCGGCTACGGGCTGGTGGTTCCCCTCATGTTCACCTCGGTCGTCGCCATTCTTCTCTCCCAGCGGTGGAGCCTCTATGAAAAGCAGGTGCTCAACAAGTTCCATTCTCCGGCTCACCGTTCGGACACGGTCATCAACATCCTCCAGACCATGCGGGTGAAGGACGTGTTCAGACGGGACGTCCCCGTGACCGTGCTTCCCGAGGACATGACCTTCGGCCAGTTGAGGAGATTGCTCACCAGGACCAGGGAATCCTTTTTCCCCGTGGTCGACGACAAGTGGGGCCTGTGCGGCATATTGGCCGTCCGCGACCTCAGGGAGGTGATCTTCGAGCAGCACGTGCAGGACTTGCTGGTCGTGGGCGAATTGGCTTCCCGGCCCGTCTCGGTCGAGCCCGAGGACAATCTCTACGATGCGATGCTCCTGTTTCTCCAGACCGGCTACGGTCAGATCCCCATCGTGGACGGGCAGGCCGGTCTTGCGGGACTCCTTCGATTGCAGGATTTGATGGAAGCCTACCAGCAGGAAATCGACAAGCTGCGGGAAGGGTAG
- the treY gene encoding malto-oligosyltrehalose synthase: protein MKPVPTATYRIQFGPAFTFQHLKEVVPFLRRMGISCIYASPIFKARRGSTHGYDVVDFSEINPELGGREGFESLMDEIRRHGMSWLQDMVPNHMAYSAQNRFLVDVGENGPNSRYFDFFDVEWDHPYEGIRGRVLAPFLGSFYGECLEKGEIQLVFDERGFAVRYYDMRFPLRIESYADLLTYRLGSLRGKLPPDEPDFIKLHGILGILYVLRTLPSGAISDERYDQIRFIKIMLWELCNRNPEIRSFMDETIRVLNDRPAREESVRFMERLLGDQHYRLAHWKVAAEEINYRRFFNINELISLRMENPKGFDYVHSLLLELIEEGSVSGLRIDHIDGLFDPSRYLTKLHESTGGVYTVVEKILAFGESIPEFWPVAGTTGYDFLNIVNGLFCDSRNAKVFDRIYSRFAGGPLSFDGIVFEQKKLIAERRMAGDVENLAHIIKKISDRYMRGSDLTMLGIRRAVVQVLARFPVYRTYFNGNSFRPEDREFIRSTLERAREEDPDLVHEFHFLDQLHDPEFVDGLPEEDRSEWLNAIMRFQQLTAPLMAKGFEDTALYVYNRLLSLNEVGGSPDRFGIHARVFHEFNQRRRASHPHSMSTTSTHDTKRGEDVRARINVLSEVPGEWERRLRVWSKLNAGFKTVVDGKRVPDPNVEYALYQTILGAFPFGVDALLSDLASRRKETMASPRADAYEDFVDRMKAYAVKAVREAKTHTSWLLPDPDYESAVTSFIEAVLRLDAENRFLREFLPFQKKIAFFGVWNSLSQVLLKTASPGVPDFYQGTELWDLNLVDPDNRRPVDFAQREALLNDIIARADEDILSLMADLLAAKEDGRVKLFAIHRALGARRRKAGLFDEGTYVPLKVKGKHRGSVIAFARRHGETWSIAVAPRFLVDLVKEGDLPLGKAVWKDTTLVLPPLCREPWEDAISGQILARERFLPVGEVFEHFPAALLINGT, encoded by the coding sequence ATGAAACCCGTCCCGACCGCGACGTACCGGATCCAGTTCGGTCCCGCCTTCACTTTTCAGCACCTGAAGGAAGTCGTCCCGTTCCTGCGGCGCATGGGAATTTCCTGCATCTACGCCTCACCCATTTTCAAGGCGAGGAGAGGCAGCACGCACGGCTACGACGTGGTCGACTTCAGCGAGATCAACCCGGAACTGGGAGGCCGGGAAGGGTTTGAGTCCCTGATGGACGAAATCAGGCGACACGGCATGAGCTGGCTCCAGGACATGGTCCCGAACCACATGGCCTACAGCGCTCAAAACCGGTTCCTGGTGGATGTCGGTGAAAACGGTCCCAACTCGAGATACTTCGATTTCTTCGACGTCGAATGGGATCATCCGTACGAAGGGATCCGGGGAAGAGTGCTCGCGCCTTTCCTCGGATCGTTCTACGGCGAGTGCCTCGAAAAAGGGGAAATACAGCTCGTCTTCGATGAAAGAGGTTTTGCCGTCAGGTACTACGACATGCGATTCCCCTTGCGAATCGAATCCTACGCCGACCTCCTCACCTATCGGCTGGGTTCCCTGCGGGGGAAGCTGCCGCCCGATGAGCCCGATTTCATCAAGCTCCACGGGATTCTCGGAATCCTCTACGTTCTCAGGACACTCCCCTCGGGAGCGATCTCCGACGAGCGTTACGACCAGATCAGATTCATCAAGATCATGCTGTGGGAGCTCTGCAACCGGAATCCCGAAATCCGGTCGTTCATGGATGAAACCATCCGGGTGCTCAACGACCGGCCCGCGCGAGAGGAGAGCGTCCGATTCATGGAGCGGCTTCTCGGCGATCAGCACTACCGGCTCGCCCATTGGAAGGTCGCCGCCGAGGAAATCAACTACCGGAGGTTCTTCAACATCAACGAGTTGATATCGCTGAGAATGGAGAATCCGAAGGGCTTCGACTACGTTCATTCGCTGCTCCTGGAACTCATCGAAGAAGGAAGTGTTTCGGGTCTGCGCATCGATCACATCGACGGGCTTTTCGATCCTTCGCGGTATTTGACAAAGCTCCATGAAAGCACGGGGGGCGTTTACACCGTCGTGGAGAAGATCCTCGCATTCGGGGAATCCATCCCTGAGTTCTGGCCGGTGGCGGGGACGACGGGCTACGATTTTCTCAATATCGTCAACGGGCTCTTCTGTGATTCGAGAAATGCGAAGGTGTTCGACAGGATCTACTCCAGGTTCGCCGGCGGGCCGCTTTCATTCGACGGGATCGTTTTCGAGCAGAAGAAGCTCATCGCGGAAAGGCGCATGGCCGGAGACGTGGAAAACCTGGCGCACATCATCAAGAAAATTTCGGACCGGTACATGCGGGGAAGCGATCTGACGATGCTCGGCATCAGGAGGGCGGTTGTCCAGGTGCTGGCGCGTTTCCCCGTCTACCGCACGTACTTCAACGGAAATTCGTTTCGTCCCGAAGATCGCGAATTCATCCGGTCGACCCTGGAACGGGCCAGGGAAGAAGACCCCGATCTCGTGCACGAATTCCATTTTCTCGATCAACTGCACGATCCTGAATTCGTTGACGGGCTCCCGGAGGAAGACCGGTCCGAGTGGCTCAACGCCATCATGCGCTTTCAGCAGCTCACCGCCCCTCTGATGGCCAAGGGATTCGAAGACACCGCGCTTTACGTGTACAACAGGCTCCTGTCCCTCAACGAGGTGGGCGGCAGTCCCGACAGGTTCGGTATTCATGCCCGGGTTTTCCATGAATTCAACCAGAGGCGGCGGGCATCCCATCCGCATTCCATGTCGACCACATCGACTCACGACACCAAGAGGGGCGAGGATGTCCGGGCGAGAATCAACGTCCTCTCCGAGGTCCCCGGCGAATGGGAAAGACGGCTGCGGGTATGGTCCAAGCTCAACGCCGGGTTCAAGACCGTTGTGGACGGCAAGCGCGTTCCGGACCCGAACGTCGAGTACGCCCTCTACCAGACCATACTCGGGGCCTTCCCCTTCGGAGTCGACGCACTGCTGAGCGACTTGGCGAGCCGGAGGAAGGAGACGATGGCTTCCCCCCGCGCCGACGCATACGAAGACTTCGTGGACAGAATGAAGGCTTACGCCGTCAAGGCGGTCCGGGAGGCCAAGACCCATACCAGCTGGCTGCTGCCCGACCCCGATTACGAAAGTGCCGTCACTTCCTTTATCGAGGCCGTTCTGCGGTTGGACGCGGAGAACCGCTTCCTCAGGGAGTTCCTGCCGTTTCAGAAAAAGATCGCTTTCTTCGGCGTCTGGAATTCCCTCTCCCAGGTGCTGCTCAAGACCGCCTCCCCCGGAGTGCCCGATTTCTACCAGGGAACGGAGCTCTGGGACCTGAATCTCGTGGATCCCGACAACCGGCGTCCCGTGGATTTCGCGCAAAGAGAAGCCCTCCTGAACGACATCATCGCTCGCGCCGATGAAGACATCCTGTCCCTCATGGCCGATCTGCTCGCCGCAAAGGAGGATGGGCGCGTGAAGCTGTTTGCGATCCACAGGGCGCTTGGAGCGAGGCGGCGGAAGGCCGGGCTCTTCGACGAGGGAACATACGTCCCTCTCAAGGTGAAGGGAAAGCACAGGGGGAGCGTGATCGCCTTTGCGAGGCGCCACGGGGAGACGTGGTCCATTGCCGTGGCGCCCCGTTTCCTGGTCGACCTGGTCAAGGAAGGAGACCTCCCCCTCGGAAAGGCCGTCTGGAAAGACACCACCCTGGTTCTCCCCCCTCTTTGCCGCGAGCCATGGGAGGACGCGATCTCCGGGCAGATCCTGGCCAGGGAGAGGTTCCTGCCGGTGGGGGAGGTTTTCGAGCACTTCCCCGCGGCTCTTCTCATCAACGGCACCTAA
- a CDS encoding IS1380-like element ISSfu1 family transposase, translating into MTRENTKQKECPLNTVCHKQLSFANLDSRSVVAEFSAGPMTSDGGSLLLREIDRATDLSSSMSRALSDRRDQAKVHHGQEELLRQRLFAIAMGYEDGNDHQSLRFDPGLKTAVGRLPETDPALASQPTLSRFENRVGNCELRRLSDALIDAYVAAHPAPRKVIVLDMDATDDPVHGLQQLSFFHGYYDQYMLHPLLIFDGLTGFPVAAVLRAGNAHASKGAAAILKRIIRRLKHAYPGATILVRADAGFAVPAIYRLLEREKVKYTIGLITNDRLRKRAANLVIKAERQFAKTGAKQRLFGSFYHRAGSWQRSRRVIAKVERLSRGLNTRFVVTNILESAAGIYDGIYTGRGDAENRIKELKVHLKADRLSCTRFQANQFRLLLHTFAFVLFWHLRRSLAGTELAAATVDTLKLKLLKVGARVVQSVRRILFTMPRAYPYQRLFATALQNIRQMPLRC; encoded by the coding sequence TTGACAAGAGAAAACACGAAACAAAAGGAATGTCCGTTGAATACAGTCTGTCATAAACAACTCTCTTTTGCAAACCTTGATTCGCGCTCTGTTGTGGCCGAGTTTTCGGCCGGCCCAATGACCTCGGACGGCGGCTCATTGCTGCTGCGGGAAATCGATCGCGCAACGGATCTTTCTTCCTCCATGAGCCGGGCACTTTCCGACCGTCGCGATCAGGCCAAAGTGCACCATGGCCAGGAGGAACTCTTGCGCCAACGCCTTTTCGCCATTGCGATGGGCTACGAAGACGGCAACGATCATCAATCCCTGCGCTTTGATCCGGGGCTCAAAACCGCCGTTGGCAGGTTGCCCGAAACCGATCCGGCACTGGCTTCCCAACCGACGCTCTCACGTTTCGAAAACCGTGTAGGGAACTGTGAGCTTCGCCGCCTGAGCGACGCCCTGATTGACGCCTATGTGGCCGCACACCCGGCTCCGCGCAAGGTAATCGTGCTCGATATGGACGCAACGGATGATCCCGTTCACGGCTTGCAGCAACTCTCCTTCTTCCACGGCTACTACGATCAGTACATGCTGCATCCGCTGCTGATCTTTGACGGGCTCACCGGTTTTCCGGTAGCCGCGGTGCTGCGCGCGGGCAACGCACACGCGTCCAAAGGAGCGGCGGCAATCTTGAAGCGCATCATCCGCCGCCTCAAACATGCCTATCCGGGCGCCACTATTCTGGTGCGCGCCGATGCAGGCTTTGCCGTACCGGCCATCTACAGGCTCCTTGAGCGCGAGAAGGTCAAATACACGATCGGCCTGATCACCAATGACCGTCTTCGCAAACGTGCCGCCAACCTGGTGATCAAAGCCGAGAGGCAGTTCGCCAAAACCGGAGCGAAGCAAAGACTCTTTGGCAGCTTTTACCATCGAGCCGGATCCTGGCAACGATCACGTCGGGTTATTGCCAAGGTCGAGCGACTCTCCCGGGGCCTCAACACCCGCTTTGTGGTGACCAACATCCTTGAATCCGCCGCAGGGATTTATGACGGCATCTACACCGGCCGGGGCGATGCCGAGAACCGGATCAAGGAGCTCAAGGTTCATCTCAAAGCCGATCGGCTGAGCTGCACCCGGTTCCAGGCCAACCAGTTTCGGCTGCTGCTGCACACCTTCGCCTTCGTTCTGTTTTGGCACCTGCGCCGGAGCCTTGCCGGAACGGAACTGGCTGCCGCCACAGTCGACACCCTCAAGCTCAAACTGCTCAAAGTCGGCGCACGGGTGGTCCAGAGCGTGCGGCGCATCCTCTTTACCATGCCGCGCGCCTATCCCTATCAACGCCTCTTTGCCACCGCACTGCAAAATATTCGGCAAATGCCGCTCCGATGCTGA